One genomic segment of Pedobacter endophyticus includes these proteins:
- a CDS encoding SusC/RagA family TonB-linked outer membrane protein — MRRRFTIVFFVCCILAFPLTLLAQDIPVTGKVTDEKDGMPLPGVTVKLDGTSRAASTDANGVFSIQAPVGGTLTLSLIGMAAKKVTVPAGGRINVALSASTQDLTDVVIIGYGVQKKSVVTGAISSVRAADLENQPTTTRLEQALQGRTSGLTIAAQSGQPGSAATVRLRGFTSFGGKNDPLWVIDGVVVDNGGIGYLNQADIESIEVLKDAASAAIYGARAASGVILVTTKKGKLGRVSLSYNGYYGIANAAKKLNLLNATEYATLRNEAYTNDFVSGTFTLPYPNPESLGEGTDWQSYVFNDNAARQNHELSISGGNEKSTFYLSAGYFKIDGIVAKEVSKFNRANIRINSQHKLYNWLTIGENLGYSHAITNAVGNTNSEFGGPLSSAINLDPITPAIITDPAVAGAAPYSTQPVFRDQFGNPYGISTRVAQEITNPLGDIRRRIGNYSWDHNIVGNAFLEAEPIKGLRFRSTLGSKLAFYGSDGFNPIYYLNSSTSNTRTQFARNINYIITYNLENTLTYTRSLGNHNLSLLLGQGSYSDGFSRSVSTTFYDVPAQDFYSASMRFKPVAANRTSDGSEGTDHKVFSLFSRLTYDYKEKYLFSALIRRDGSSRFGANNKYGYFPSAQIGWVPTKEDFFPQNNIVNFLKIRGSYGVTGNDGIGDFAYVPLVGSGRNYTFGNENIVNIGYSPAASANPDLKWEETRQTNIGIDATLFNNLTLVLDWYKKKTVGILQNPPVPGYIGSGSPAANIADMSNSGFEFELGYRQKFGEFNFGISGNGSFLKNTIDKLSPGVNFIDDSQATFQTLGNITRTQIGHSYNEFYGYVNEGIFQSQAEINAYKGPNGTILQPLAKPGDVKFANLNNDEVIDVNDRDFIGNGLPKFTYGITLNLSYRNWDLVAFGSGVAGNMIFQGLRRLDIPNANYQTSRLNRWTPTNPSTTQPRLTDADPNKNLTKFSSLYLEKGDYFRMRTFQIGYTLPKTIVSKVGLQKFRVYVLSENLFTVTKYTGYDPELGSNNSGNAFSIDRGLYPQARSFVFGINANF, encoded by the coding sequence ATGAGAAGAAGATTTACGATCGTATTCTTCGTGTGCTGTATCCTGGCATTTCCACTTACTTTGTTGGCGCAGGACATTCCAGTTACAGGAAAAGTAACGGATGAAAAGGACGGTATGCCCTTACCAGGTGTTACTGTAAAACTCGATGGCACTTCGCGAGCGGCATCAACAGATGCTAATGGTGTTTTTTCTATTCAAGCCCCCGTTGGCGGTACACTTACGCTAAGCTTAATTGGCATGGCGGCCAAAAAAGTAACTGTTCCGGCCGGAGGAAGAATTAATGTGGCCCTTTCGGCAAGTACACAAGATTTAACCGATGTAGTTATTATCGGGTATGGTGTTCAAAAGAAAAGCGTGGTAACTGGAGCAATCTCCAGTGTAAGGGCGGCCGACCTGGAAAACCAACCGACTACCACTCGTTTAGAGCAGGCATTACAAGGCCGTACGTCGGGTTTAACAATTGCTGCCCAATCTGGTCAGCCCGGTTCAGCAGCAACGGTTCGGTTAAGGGGTTTCACCTCGTTCGGTGGTAAAAACGATCCTTTGTGGGTTATCGACGGCGTTGTGGTGGATAATGGCGGTATTGGCTATTTAAATCAGGCCGATATCGAATCGATTGAAGTATTAAAAGATGCAGCCTCCGCGGCCATTTATGGCGCAAGGGCGGCGTCGGGTGTAATTTTGGTAACCACTAAAAAAGGTAAGCTCGGCAGAGTTTCGTTAAGTTACAATGGATATTATGGCATTGCCAATGCGGCTAAAAAACTAAACCTGCTGAACGCCACCGAATATGCAACTTTAAGAAACGAAGCTTACACCAACGATTTTGTTTCGGGAACATTTACATTGCCTTATCCAAATCCGGAGTCGCTGGGTGAGGGAACCGATTGGCAATCGTATGTTTTTAACGATAATGCCGCACGCCAGAATCACGAACTGTCGATTAGCGGGGGCAACGAGAAATCGACTTTTTATTTATCTGCAGGCTATTTTAAAATCGATGGTATTGTGGCGAAAGAGGTTTCGAAATTTAACCGGGCAAACATCCGGATCAACTCTCAACACAAGTTGTACAATTGGTTAACCATTGGAGAAAACCTGGGTTACAGCCATGCTATTACCAATGCGGTAGGCAATACAAACAGCGAATTCGGCGGTCCGTTAAGTTCCGCAATCAATTTAGATCCGATTACGCCCGCCATTATTACCGACCCGGCCGTAGCAGGTGCCGCACCTTACAGCACGCAACCTGTTTTCAGAGATCAATTCGGTAATCCTTACGGCATTTCGACACGGGTAGCGCAGGAAATTACGAATCCACTTGGCGATATCCGCAGAAGAATTGGTAACTACAGCTGGGACCACAACATTGTTGGAAACGCTTTTTTAGAAGCGGAACCGATTAAAGGCTTGCGTTTCCGATCAACACTGGGCTCTAAACTGGCCTTTTATGGTAGCGACGGTTTTAACCCGATTTACTATTTAAACTCATCAACGTCAAATACCCGAACACAATTTGCGAGAAACATCAATTACATAATTACCTATAACCTCGAAAACACATTGACGTATACCCGATCGTTGGGCAACCACAATTTGAGTTTATTACTTGGTCAGGGCTCGTACAGCGATGGTTTCAGCCGAAGCGTAAGTACCACTTTCTATGATGTTCCGGCGCAGGATTTTTACTCGGCATCGATGCGGTTTAAGCCCGTTGCCGCCAATAGAACTTCAGATGGCAGCGAAGGAACTGATCATAAAGTGTTCTCGTTGTTTTCTCGTTTAACGTATGATTATAAAGAGAAATATCTGTTTTCGGCCTTAATCAGACGAGATGGTTCATCGCGCTTCGGTGCAAACAATAAATACGGATATTTTCCTTCTGCACAAATTGGGTGGGTACCTACAAAAGAAGATTTCTTTCCGCAAAACAATATTGTAAACTTCTTAAAAATCAGAGGAAGTTATGGCGTTACTGGTAACGATGGAATTGGCGATTTTGCTTATGTGCCACTCGTTGGCAGCGGCAGAAATTACACTTTCGGAAACGAGAACATTGTAAATATCGGCTACAGCCCGGCTGCTTCGGCAAATCCGGATTTGAAGTGGGAAGAAACACGTCAAACCAATATTGGTATCGACGCCACGTTATTTAATAACCTTACCCTCGTGCTCGATTGGTATAAAAAGAAAACCGTAGGTATTCTTCAAAACCCGCCCGTACCCGGTTATATCGGTAGTGGTAGCCCGGCAGCAAATATTGCCGATATGTCTAACTCAGGTTTCGAATTCGAACTCGGCTATCGTCAAAAATTTGGTGAGTTTAATTTTGGCATCAGTGGCAACGGCTCGTTCTTGAAAAATACAATCGACAAATTAAGTCCGGGCGTCAACTTTATCGATGATAGTCAGGCCACTTTTCAAACGCTGGGCAACATTACTCGCACCCAAATTGGCCATTCTTATAATGAGTTTTACGGCTATGTAAATGAGGGTATTTTTCAAAGTCAGGCAGAAATAAATGCCTACAAAGGTCCTAACGGCACCATTTTGCAGCCGTTAGCCAAGCCGGGCGATGTTAAGTTTGCCAACCTGAACAACGATGAGGTGATTGATGTTAACGACAGGGATTTTATTGGCAACGGCCTGCCGAAATTTACTTATGGCATTACCTTAAACCTATCTTACCGCAATTGGGATTTGGTTGCCTTTGGCAGCGGTGTTGCCGGAAACATGATTTTTCAGGGCTTGAGACGTCTGGACATTCCGAATGCAAACTATCAAACGTCGCGATTAAACCGTTGGACGCCCACAAACCCGTCAACTACACAACCGCGTTTAACCGATGCAGATCCTAACAAGAACTTAACGAAATTCTCATCGCTCTATCTCGAAAAGGGCGATTACTTTAGAATGAGGACTTTTCAGATTGGTTACACCTTGCCGAAAACTATTGTAAGCAAAGTTGGCCTGCAAAAATTTAGAGTGTATGTACTATCAGAAAATTTATTTACGGTAACAAAATATACAGGCTACGATCCGGAGCTGGGGTCTAACAACAGTGGAAACGCTTTCAGTATCGACAGGGGTTTATATCCTCAGGCTCGCTCTTTTGTATTTGGTATCAATGCTAATTTTTAA
- a CDS encoding triple tyrosine motif-containing protein, translating to MIRFFFFLVAFLTIESAVAQDLMGIPQIKNYNNEDYRAGVQNWDVKQGRNGILYFGNNEGLLTFDGRYWNLYRLPNFTAVRSIGIDAKNRIYVGGQDEFGYFFPNAQGILKYTSLLHLLPESARKLADIWDICVANDEVFFRCGNAVLQYKNDVVKQYKPATSWLFLGQVNKTIFAQVRGSGLMVYNQGVWKTFCTDEVLKQASATAIMPFGSDTLLISTLKRGLFLFVNGKLRAFKTNFDQILLNDRIFFASGINAEQYAIGTTSGGMYIMNKSGELAQKYNYREGLQNNNVRGILLDRDKNIWLALDDGVSFVAINSAVKNIYPDRNKQVTSYAFRKYDQSLYIGTSNGLYVSKLSSESSDLSYSSSNFVEVKNTKGQVWGLNEFNNQLLMAHEDGTSIIKDNVAMPLYALPGTWMFEPLENVYPITDVIAGTYNGLQKLSFSNNKFNNLGKIEGLTETLRFIVADNNNPDMIWASHPYHGVYKIVMSPDHKSVLSTKMYTDKDGLPLKLYNYVYRIKNRVVIATVKGIYEFNASKNRFVRLKMLGNALNQTSIQYLKEDNEGNIWFVSNKKVGVIDFSRPAKGRAFSIIYLPQLDGKVVGGFESIYVLDSKNIFIGANKGAYHINYSKYIQNITRPNVVLSTVKLEGKTDSLVFGGYFVKNDSITDKQDRSKIPVYTYNLNSIHFEFSSTIFEHDKNLNFSYQLKGFDNEWSVWSNKREKGYTNLPAGCYTFNVKARAETGNESKVVSYTFEILPAWYNTIWMKMIYIALILLVVVLIIKWQKGKHKKEQARMTYLHQLELERNEKEIVRLQNEKLEADVNYKNKELSTMTLHLVQRGRVLAKIKEVISTVVKNHDINESSPSFRHLIRLIRDVEKKDQELDHPSVHFSHLNTEFFNKLKHQFPELSQNDLKFCAYLSMNLSSKEMAQLMNVTIKAVEVGRYRLRKKLHLKPETNLYEFLTDISNHRA from the coding sequence TGGACAAGACGAATTCGGCTATTTTTTTCCGAATGCTCAGGGCATATTGAAATACACATCGTTGCTGCATCTGCTTCCAGAAAGCGCCAGAAAACTTGCTGACATCTGGGACATTTGTGTTGCGAATGATGAGGTTTTCTTCCGATGTGGCAATGCCGTTCTTCAATATAAAAATGATGTGGTAAAACAGTACAAACCGGCAACCAGCTGGCTGTTTTTGGGCCAGGTAAATAAAACGATTTTTGCGCAGGTTAGGGGGAGCGGCTTAATGGTTTATAACCAGGGTGTTTGGAAAACATTTTGCACGGATGAAGTGTTAAAACAGGCATCGGCTACGGCGATTATGCCTTTCGGCAGCGACACTTTGCTGATATCGACATTAAAACGGGGATTATTTCTGTTCGTTAATGGAAAGCTAAGGGCTTTTAAAACAAATTTTGATCAAATTTTGCTGAACGACCGGATTTTCTTCGCCAGCGGAATCAACGCAGAGCAGTACGCGATCGGAACAACCTCTGGCGGCATGTACATCATGAATAAATCTGGCGAACTGGCGCAAAAGTATAATTACCGGGAGGGCCTGCAGAATAATAATGTTCGCGGCATCTTGCTGGATAGGGATAAAAACATCTGGCTGGCTCTGGATGATGGGGTATCTTTTGTTGCAATCAATAGCGCTGTTAAAAATATTTATCCCGACCGCAATAAGCAGGTTACGAGTTATGCTTTCAGAAAATATGATCAATCGCTTTACATCGGCACGTCTAACGGCCTTTATGTATCGAAACTTTCGTCGGAAAGCAGCGATTTAAGTTATTCGAGCTCAAATTTTGTGGAGGTTAAAAATACCAAGGGGCAGGTGTGGGGCTTAAATGAGTTTAATAACCAACTGCTTATGGCTCACGAAGATGGCACTTCGATAATAAAAGACAATGTGGCAATGCCCTTGTATGCCCTGCCCGGAACGTGGATGTTCGAGCCTCTGGAAAACGTTTACCCGATTACCGATGTCATCGCAGGAACTTACAATGGCCTGCAAAAACTTTCGTTCAGCAACAACAAGTTCAACAATCTGGGTAAAATTGAGGGCCTAACGGAAACCCTGCGCTTTATTGTAGCCGATAACAATAACCCTGATATGATCTGGGCATCGCATCCTTATCATGGCGTTTACAAAATTGTTATGAGTCCGGACCATAAAAGTGTGCTAAGCACCAAAATGTATACGGATAAGGATGGGTTGCCGCTAAAGCTGTACAATTATGTTTATCGAATAAAAAACCGGGTGGTTATTGCCACCGTTAAAGGGATTTACGAGTTTAATGCAAGTAAAAACAGGTTTGTGCGACTAAAGATGTTAGGAAACGCGTTGAATCAAACCTCGATACAATACCTGAAAGAAGATAACGAGGGCAACATTTGGTTTGTAAGCAACAAAAAGGTGGGCGTTATCGATTTTAGCAGACCGGCAAAGGGCAGGGCCTTTAGCATAATTTATTTGCCTCAGCTTGATGGTAAAGTGGTGGGTGGCTTTGAATCCATTTATGTTTTGGATAGCAAGAATATATTTATTGGCGCCAATAAAGGGGCTTACCATATTAATTATAGTAAATACATTCAGAATATAACCCGGCCCAATGTTGTGCTCAGTACCGTTAAGTTGGAGGGTAAAACCGATAGCCTTGTTTTTGGTGGTTATTTTGTGAAAAACGATTCGATAACTGACAAACAAGACCGCTCAAAAATACCGGTATACACCTACAATTTGAACTCCATTCATTTTGAGTTTTCATCGACCATTTTCGAGCACGATAAAAACCTGAATTTCAGTTACCAGTTAAAGGGTTTTGATAACGAATGGTCGGTTTGGAGCAACAAAAGAGAGAAAGGTTATACGAATTTACCGGCTGGATGCTATACGTTTAACGTAAAGGCACGAGCCGAAACAGGTAACGAATCGAAAGTGGTAAGCTACACTTTTGAAATTTTGCCCGCATGGTACAATACTATTTGGATGAAAATGATTTATATCGCCTTAATTTTGCTGGTTGTTGTTTTGATAATCAAGTGGCAAAAAGGAAAACATAAAAAAGAGCAGGCCCGAATGACGTATCTGCACCAGTTAGAGCTGGAACGGAATGAAAAAGAAATTGTAAGGCTTCAAAATGAAAAATTGGAAGCGGATGTAAATTATAAGAATAAAGAACTCTCTACAATGACCTTACACCTGGTACAACGCGGAAGGGTGCTGGCCAAAATTAAGGAGGTAATTTCTACGGTGGTAAAAAACCACGATATAAACGAAAGCTCGCCGAGTTTTAGGCACCTTATTCGGTTGATTCGGGATGTTGAAAAGAAAGATCAGGAACTGGATCATCCAAGTGTGCATTTTAGCCATCTAAATACCGAATTCTTCAACAAACTCAAACATCAGTTTCCTGAGCTGAGCCAGAACGACCTGAAGTTTTGCGCCTACTTATCGATGAATCTTTCATCAAAAGAAATGGCACAACTGATGAATGTTACTATCAAGGCGGTAGAAGTTGGCCGATATCGCCTGAGAAAAAAGCTTCACCTTAAGCCCGAAACCAATCTGTACGAATTTTTAACCGATATTTCGAACCACCGGGCCTAG